Genomic DNA from Hordeum vulgare subsp. vulgare chromosome 2H, MorexV3_pseudomolecules_assembly, whole genome shotgun sequence:
gcaaaaaaatatcaatgtggttgtagcaaaaaacgaCGTTGATAATGCATGATAGCAAAATAATAAAAtgtgggttgtagcaaaacaatccggtaAACTCGGGTTGCAATTTCGACGaatgtgtatgcaacttttttagtaaaTCGGTTGTACAAAAATTGATACCGATTGTAGCAAAAATCGGTTATAGCCAAAATCAAATgctagttgtagcaaaaaaattcaaCGGACTTGAATTGCAACCAAACGTGAATGTAACTTTTTTAATGAACAAATTATAGCAAATTTAAATATTTATAACAAATTTAAACGACGGTTGTAGCAAATTTGAACGAAAAATGCTTCGTGGCTAGACCACTCTCACATGCACGGATTGCGCGCGACCGGCCGAACGGTTCAACCGACACGTCAGGCTACAAACGCTTTTTTAATTAGTACGTAGGTAGGTATAGAAAACGGGACGAATTTTTTTTCCGATATGATCAAACTGTTGGAACAACCTCAGATTCCCGGCCAGCCTCTCCCGGTGAAACCGGGAGAGAATCCAAATCATGTTATTACTACCCATCGTCGTGGCGTGGCCGAGACAAACAACACAACGAGACGGGCCGTCAACCCGGCCCATTAAAGTCTGACCTGTCCCACGGTTTCCGTCGCCTCCCGTCTCCGCCGCATCTAAACCCTGcccctctctttttttctgtcTCTCTCCGAGGTTTTTAGGGTTTCTCATCCGCATCAGCCGCCGCCGGAACCAGGGAGGCGGGGATACGTCGCGATGCAGCCAACATACCAGCCGCCAATGAACGGCCAGCATGCGCCTCAGTCGCAGGCCTCTGgggctccgcctcctcctccgcagcAGGCCCCCCCGCCGCAGCAGTACTACCAGGCGCCGCCGCAGTACTACCAGCAGGGACCCCCGCCGGCGATGTGGGGCCATCCGCAGCAGCATATGCCTCCGCAGTACGCGCCCCCGCCGCAGCAGTACGCGCctcagcctcctcagcagtacgcGCCGCCACCGCAGCATTACGCGCCGCCTCCGCCGCAGTACGGAGCGCAGATGGCTGGCGGGCCTCCTCCCGGAGGCGAGGATATCAGGTCGCTGTGGATTGGAGATCTTCAGTACTGGATGGATGAGACCTACCTCTACAACGCCTTTGCGCCTGTGGGGCCGCAGCAGGTGATGCCTCTATCTAGTGAGAGAATTGTTGCATTACAAATTGATACTTCCAATGTGTGCTTAAATGATGGATtatgttgtactccctccgtcccaaaataactgtctcaagcttagtacaactttgtactagagctagtataaagttgagacacttattttgagacagtATATTTTAATCCGTGTACCTGTAGGAGTTGGGATATTCATATTGAGCGTTTTCTGTCCTATTTTCACATGTACCGTAGGAGGTCCCTCAGTTTTTGCTTTGTGGGGGTTAGCAAAATATGCATTATGCTTAATTTAGATAAGCGTTTGCTGTTATTTTGACACATGTCATGGATTTACGGTTACAAGCTGTCATATTACTTGTTTAAGtattactgtttgatctttattcgTGATATGCGGTATGCTCAACCTAAACCTGTTGTAGGTAGCGCAACTTGATAATGTTCTGTATAAAGAAAAATTTAAGCTGACATATTAAATATATGGTAGCATGTTCGTTTATCTATGTTTTGGCCTTCTACGTTTCCAACAATTGTCCTTTGCCACCCTGGAAGTGTTATCTCTTGATTAAAATATTCTATGTTTGTTTCAATAATGGGGAAACTTTGTTTTTGCCACTCTAGTTTTTGCCCACTTTGCTTATGCCACTCTAGAATTTGACATCTCATTTTTGCCACCCTTAGCTTCGGACAATACATCACAAATGCCATTCCGTGGCAAAAGCAATAATTTTTCATTTCACTTTTGTCACTCTTAGCTTTTGACAATGTATCACATTTGCCACTCTGGAATTATTGTTTTTGCCATGGAATGGCAATTGTGATGTATTGTTAAAATCTAAGAGCGGCAAAAGTGAAATGTCAAATTTTAGAGTGGCATAAGTAAAGTGGGCAAAAACTGGAGTGGCAAAAACAAAGTTTTCCTTCAATGATTCCACTTATTATTTTTTCCTAGTATTTTCCGACACATTGTCATTGTATGCACTGGCTTTTGTACAAGTGTTTTGTGTATTGGGTATTAATGTCCTCTAGAAATTGCAGGTTACCTCAGTGAAAATTATCCGCAACAAACACACCGGGCAGCCTGAGGGTTATGGTTTTATTGAATTTCAATCTCGAGCTGCTGCGGAATATGCTCTGGGCACCTTTAATGGGCAGATGATGCCTAATGTTGAACAAGTTTTTAAGCTAAATTGGGCTTCTTGTAGTGCTGGGGACAAGCGGGGTGACGATGGTTCTGATCACACAATATTTGTTGGTGATTTGGCTGCCGATGTTACTGATGCCATGTTGGAAGAGATATTCAAAGCCACCTACCCATCAGTTAAAGGTGCTAATGTTGTTACTGACAGGGCCACTGGTCGCTCCAAAGGATATGGTTTTGTACGCTTTGGAGATCTAAATGAGCAGACACGTGCTATGACTGAGATGAATGGAGTGCCATTGTCTACGAGACAAATGAGGATTGGGCCTGCAGCTAACAAGAAGAATATGGGTGCTCAGCAGACATACTCAACTAATGGTACGTGAACCGGGAAACTTTTTCCACATAGAATATTAATTATTTTCTGCTGTTTCGTCACCTGCTTGTGTAGAATCTTGTAGGGAG
This window encodes:
- the LOC123425891 gene encoding RNA-binding protein L-like isoform X1, with product MQPTYQPPMNGQHAPQSQASGAPPPPPQQAPPPQQYYQAPPQYYQQGPPPAMWGHPQQHMPPQYAPPPQQYAPQPPQQYAPPPQHYAPPPPQYGAQMAGGPPPGGEDIRSLWIGDLQYWMDETYLYNAFAPVGPQQVTSVKIIRNKHTGQPEGYGFIEFQSRAAAEYALGTFNGQMMPNVEQVFKLNWASCSAGDKRGDDGSDHTIFVGDLAADVTDAMLEEIFKATYPSVKGANVVTDRATGRSKGYGFVRFGDLNEQTRAMTEMNGVPLSTRQMRIGPAANKKNMGAQQTYSTNAGYQSSQVNEAANDPNNTTIFVGGLDSNIDENYLRQVFTPYGEVGYVKIPVGKRCGFVQFTSRACAEQAISALNGSQIGSSNVRLSWGRSQNKQPPQQDANQGNGNSYYGYQQGPDAYYGAPNAQDPSMQNYGYSGYGSYDQQQQPPQQQQPPQQQPPQQQQQQAPQQ
- the LOC123425891 gene encoding RNA-binding protein L-like isoform X2, which translates into the protein MQPTYQPPMNGQHAPQSQASGAPPPPPQQAPPPQQYYQAPPQYYQQGPPPAMWGHPQQHMPPQYAPPPQQYAPQPPQQYAPPPQHYAPPPPQYGAQMAGGPPPGGEDIRSLWIGDLQYWMDETYLYNAFAPVGPQQVTSVKIIRNKHTGQPEGYGFIEFQSRAAAEYALGTFNGQMMPNVEQVFKLNWASCSAGDKRGDDGSDHTIFVGDLAADVTDAMLEEIFKATYPSVKGANVVTDRATGRSKGYGFVRFGDLNEQTRAMTEMNGVPLSTRQMRIGPAANKKNMGAQQTYSTNGYQSSQVNEAANDPNNTTIFVGGLDSNIDENYLRQVFTPYGEVGYVKIPVGKRCGFVQFTSRACAEQAISALNGSQIGSSNVRLSWGRSQNKQPPQQDANQGNGNSYYGYQQGPDAYYGAPNAQDPSMQNYGYSGYGSYDQQQQPPQQQQPPQQQPPQQQQQQAPQQ